The Methylomusa anaerophila genome has a segment encoding these proteins:
- a CDS encoding helix-turn-helix domain-containing protein gives MRKKDTDKFFPIYKEVGRRIAFFRNLRGLSQEELAAKVDISASHLSKIEAPNIQISFSLDMLLLIAEGLDVPVAALFAPVEAISIQFKNQFPNSDM, from the coding sequence ATGCGAAAAAAGGATACCGATAAATTTTTTCCGATATATAAGGAAGTCGGAAGGAGGATTGCATTTTTTCGCAATCTGCGCGGACTAAGCCAGGAAGAACTCGCCGCAAAGGTTGATATTAGTGCAAGTCATTTAAGTAAAATTGAAGCACCAAACATACAAATAAGTTTTTCCCTGGATATGCTTTTGCTAATTGCGGAGGGACTGGACGTACCTGTTGCCGCACTTTTCGCTCCAGTAGAAGCAATTAGTATTCAGTTCAAAAATCAATTCCCTAATTCAGATATGTAG
- a CDS encoding TerD family protein: MTIDLQKGQKIDLTKGNAGLTELMAGLGWDPAEQSSGGFLKGLLGGKNKVDIDCDSSVLLLNEQGKLAKKENLIYFGNLKSACGSVQHMGDNLTGGGDGDDEQVMIYLNKVPADVHRLVFVVNIYDCQNRKQDFGMIKNAFIRVVNKSDKQELARFNMSDDYSGKTALIVSEVYRYKGEWKFAALGEGTNDPSLSSLVQRYC, translated from the coding sequence TTGACAATTGATTTACAAAAAGGCCAAAAAATCGATTTGACCAAAGGTAATGCCGGTCTTACGGAGTTAATGGCCGGCTTGGGCTGGGATCCGGCGGAGCAGTCATCCGGCGGTTTCCTGAAGGGTTTATTGGGCGGTAAAAACAAAGTGGACATTGATTGTGACTCATCGGTTCTTTTACTCAACGAACAAGGAAAATTAGCTAAAAAAGAAAACTTGATATATTTCGGGAACTTAAAAAGCGCCTGCGGCAGCGTACAGCACATGGGCGACAACCTTACCGGCGGCGGCGACGGGGACGATGAACAGGTCATGATTTACCTGAATAAAGTACCGGCGGATGTACACCGGCTGGTCTTTGTCGTTAACATTTATGACTGCCAAAACCGGAAACAGGATTTCGGCATGATAAAAAACGCCTTTATCCGGGTTGTGAACAAGTCGGACAAGCAAGAATTGGCCAGATTCAATATGAGCGATGATTACTCAGGCAAAACAGCGTTGATTGTGAGCGAAGTATACCGTTATAAAGGGGAATGGAAGTTCGCCGCGCTTGGCGAGGGAACAAATGATCCCTCCCTAAGTTCCCTGGTCCAAAGATATTGCTAA
- a CDS encoding TerD family protein — MSINLSKGERINLSKEAPGLKKVGVGLGWDTNTTDTGVDFDLDASVFLVGANGKIPSEKYFVFYNNLTSPDGAVKHTGDNRTGQGDGDDETILVDIPKLDGNIQDLIFVVTIHEATARKQNFGQVRNAFIRLYNEENGKEVAKYELNEDFSRETALEFGRLYKKDGEWRFQAVGQGYNTGLQGFVDKYYE, encoded by the coding sequence ATGTCTATCAATCTAAGTAAAGGCGAGAGAATTAATCTGTCGAAAGAAGCTCCCGGCTTGAAAAAAGTCGGTGTTGGCTTAGGCTGGGACACAAACACTACCGACACCGGCGTTGATTTCGATTTGGATGCATCGGTTTTTCTGGTCGGTGCCAACGGAAAAATCCCATCGGAAAAATACTTTGTGTTCTATAATAATCTGACATCCCCCGACGGGGCGGTGAAGCATACCGGCGACAACCGCACCGGCCAGGGGGATGGCGATGACGAAACTATTCTTGTTGATATTCCCAAGCTTGATGGAAATATTCAGGATTTAATATTTGTTGTTACCATTCATGAGGCAACTGCCAGAAAGCAGAATTTCGGACAGGTCCGCAACGCGTTCATTCGCCTTTATAATGAAGAGAACGGCAAGGAAGTTGCGAAGTATGAGTTGAATGAAGATTTTTCCCGCGAGACCGCCCTCGAGTTTGGCCGTCTTTACAAAAAAGACGGTGAATGGAGATTTCAGGCTGTTGGCCAAGGATATAATACGGGGCTGCAGGGATTTGTTGATAAGTATTATGAATAA
- a CDS encoding TerD family protein, which translates to MEKKPQAAATPTAKINLSKSGDSHTIDLTKKSSEILVNLNWRTTLEKKNFFGMLSKESIDLDLGCMYKLTDGSRGVIQALGNSFGSVRSHPFIGLDKDDRTGTSADGENLRFAKPELLAFVVVFAFIYEGAPNWGAAKGVVTVSQQGSPDIALQLDNPQNGKIMCGLVAIENKAGNLVITKLEKYYDGHRQLDKDFGFGFNWTAGSKN; encoded by the coding sequence ATGGAAAAGAAACCACAGGCAGCGGCAACGCCGACGGCAAAAATTAATCTTAGCAAATCAGGCGACTCCCACACAATAGATTTGACCAAAAAAAGCAGCGAAATACTGGTTAACCTAAACTGGCGCACTACGCTGGAAAAGAAAAACTTTTTCGGCATGCTATCCAAAGAAAGCATTGATCTTGACTTAGGCTGCATGTATAAGCTCACCGACGGTTCGCGCGGAGTTATTCAGGCTCTGGGCAATTCTTTCGGCTCGGTGCGCTCCCATCCGTTCATCGGCCTGGATAAGGACGACCGCACCGGAACGAGCGCTGACGGTGAAAATCTGCGGTTTGCCAAACCGGAGTTGCTTGCCTTTGTCGTGGTATTTGCGTTTATTTATGAAGGCGCCCCCAACTGGGGGGCTGCGAAAGGCGTTGTCACTGTAAGTCAGCAAGGCAGTCCTGATATCGCACTGCAGCTTGACAATCCCCAAAATGGCAAGATTATGTGCGGCTTAGTTGCGATTGAGAACAAGGCGGGCAATCTTGTTATAACTAAGTTGGAAAAGTATTATGATGGACATCGGCAGCTTGATAAGGACTTTGGGTTTGGTTTTAATTGGACGGCCGGTTCCAAAAATTAA
- a CDS encoding HD-GYP domain-containing protein has translation MKELPVAKLYPEMILAQNVLCPHTQTLLLKEGVKITETHIDLLRTRSVKTVWINDQYTLTVDIKKITSREIENLLLAQITQFAPNRIEANTSDEMIRVSQTAQAIAKDIAIDPAVVRFCTEMKLMNSDLLYNHCVNTCALSLLVAGAMGLGKTNMTVIGTGAILHDVGLCEMPHLLTVAQRNKQEEKLWQEHPQYGYYFAQEAGIRKEICELILYHHEYWNGSGYPKQLSGSNIPLGARIIAVCDGYDSLICRDKYPRYQAIEYLYGSGGILLDGEIANVMCNSLAVYPLGSVVRLSTGEVGVVANVRQNLGPRPIVHIYYNHLNKPYTTPREINLGKELTVFIKEIL, from the coding sequence ATGAAAGAATTGCCGGTAGCCAAACTATATCCGGAGATGATTCTGGCCCAAAATGTCCTATGCCCGCATACCCAAACGCTTCTCCTTAAAGAGGGGGTCAAGATAACCGAAACCCATATTGATTTATTGCGGACCCGGAGCGTAAAAACTGTGTGGATAAATGATCAATATACCCTGACTGTCGATATAAAAAAGATTACTTCCAGAGAAATAGAAAACCTTCTTTTGGCCCAGATTACTCAGTTTGCACCCAATCGCATCGAAGCCAACACATCCGACGAAATGATCCGAGTATCCCAGACGGCGCAGGCCATTGCCAAAGACATCGCAATTGATCCGGCCGTAGTTCGCTTTTGTACGGAAATGAAATTAATGAATAGTGACTTACTTTACAACCACTGTGTTAATACCTGTGCATTGTCGCTTTTGGTGGCAGGGGCAATGGGACTTGGGAAAACCAATATGACAGTCATCGGCACAGGGGCAATCCTGCATGATGTGGGTCTTTGCGAGATGCCGCACTTGTTGACAGTAGCGCAAAGAAACAAACAGGAAGAAAAGTTATGGCAGGAGCATCCGCAATATGGCTACTATTTTGCCCAGGAAGCGGGTATTCGTAAAGAAATTTGTGAACTAATTCTATACCACCATGAATATTGGAACGGATCAGGCTATCCCAAACAGTTATCCGGAAGCAATATTCCCCTTGGTGCGAGAATTATTGCCGTGTGTGATGGGTATGACAGTTTGATATGCAGGGATAAATATCCCAGGTATCAGGCAATCGAATATTTATATGGGAGTGGCGGAATTCTACTTGACGGCGAAATTGCCAATGTAATGTGCAATAGTCTTGCCGTCTACCCTCTCGGCTCCGTAGTCCGCCTATCTACCGGTGAGGTCGGAGTTGTGGCGAATGTACGCCAAAATTTAGGCCCCCGTCCGATCGTTCATATTTATTATAATCATCTGAACAAACCGTACACTACCCCGAGGGAAATAAATTTAGGCAAAGAGTTAACCGTATTTATTAAGGAAATCCTGTAA
- a CDS encoding TerD family protein, protein MAISLSKGQKVDLTKTNPGLTKIIIGLGWDTNKYDGSSDFDLDASAFLLGGSGKVQSEQDFIFYNNPSGAEGAVVHTGDNKTGAGEGDDEQIKVDLSKVPATIEKIDFTITIHEAAERKQNFGQVSNAYVRIFNEVTDEELIRYDLGEDFSVETAIVVAELYRHGNEWKFNAVGSGFQGGLAALCANFGLNV, encoded by the coding sequence ATGGCGATTAGCTTAAGTAAAGGACAAAAAGTAGACTTGACTAAAACAAATCCCGGTTTGACGAAAATTATTATCGGTCTTGGCTGGGATACGAACAAGTACGACGGCAGCAGTGATTTTGATTTGGATGCGTCCGCTTTTTTGCTTGGTGGATCAGGTAAAGTTCAAAGTGAGCAGGATTTTATTTTTTACAACAACCCGAGCGGCGCTGAAGGAGCGGTTGTACATACGGGAGATAACAAAACCGGCGCCGGCGAAGGCGATGATGAACAAATTAAGGTTGACTTGTCCAAAGTACCCGCAACGATTGAAAAAATAGACTTCACCATTACAATTCATGAAGCGGCGGAACGCAAACAAAACTTTGGCCAAGTTTCAAACGCTTATGTACGGATATTTAATGAAGTAACTGATGAAGAACTTATCCGGTATGATTTGGGCGAAGATTTTTCCGTTGAAACCGCTATTGTCGTAGCCGAACTTTACCGGCACGGCAATGAATGGAAATTTAATGCCGTCGGCAGCGGGTTCCAAGGCGGCCTGGCGGCTCTTTGCGCCAATTTTGGGCTTAATGTTTAA
- a CDS encoding methylenetetrahydrofolate reductase, which yields MLLKDKLGKSFVFTTELGGINGTDIEKSIAKVREYAGLDAINIHDCPNARLRMNSVMAAAVINRATGMETIPHFTCRDRSLLGTQADLLGAHALGIRYLLPTTGDNPQHGPYKSSGVYDYNSAELIALIKNFNAGQDANGQAFQGQTQFTVAATATPAAANLAAEIANMQKKVNADADFFQTQPVYDAAQAGVFLAQAKVFGKPVLLGLMPLKSLKMADFVNKNVAGVTVPPTILAAMEQGKTGFEVACELISQVYRQVDGLHIFGMGDVAVTNRLVAYTKELLSR from the coding sequence ATGCTGTTAAAAGATAAGTTAGGTAAGTCTTTTGTTTTTACCACCGAGTTAGGCGGCATAAATGGTACCGACATTGAGAAAAGTATCGCCAAAGTCAGGGAATATGCCGGCTTGGATGCAATCAACATCCATGATTGTCCGAACGCCAGACTGCGCATGAATTCCGTGATGGCAGCCGCTGTTATTAACCGGGCGACCGGTATGGAAACCATTCCCCATTTTACCTGCCGGGACCGCAGTTTACTGGGTACTCAGGCCGATCTTTTAGGCGCCCATGCCCTGGGTATTCGTTATTTGCTGCCGACAACCGGTGACAACCCACAGCATGGACCCTATAAATCATCAGGGGTGTATGATTATAACTCTGCCGAACTCATCGCCCTCATTAAAAACTTCAATGCCGGCCAAGACGCCAACGGCCAGGCGTTTCAAGGGCAGACCCAGTTTACGGTGGCGGCAACAGCCACACCGGCAGCAGCCAATCTGGCGGCTGAAATAGCTAATATGCAGAAAAAAGTCAATGCCGACGCCGACTTTTTTCAGACGCAGCCGGTTTATGACGCGGCCCAGGCCGGGGTATTCCTTGCGCAAGCCAAGGTGTTCGGCAAACCGGTGTTATTAGGGTTAATGCCTTTAAAGAGTCTGAAGATGGCCGACTTTGTCAACAAAAACGTGGCCGGCGTAACCGTTCCCCCCACAATCCTGGCGGCAATGGAACAAGGGAAGACCGGTTTCGAGGTAGCGTGTGAGTTGATTAGCCAGGTCTACCGGCAGGTGGACGGGCTGCATATATTCGGCATGGGTGATGTGGCCGTAACCAACAGGCTAGTTGCTTATACCAAGGAACTGCTGAGCCGCTAA
- a CDS encoding TerC family protein — protein MSELVTGVISNYAQFFSFQAFWDVVSNPLNLAIIGTLIILEGLLSADNALVLAIMVKHLPQNQQKKALFYGIFGAYLFRFIAIGLGTYLIKIWWIKAVGALYLLWLSFQYFALKKSDKEDDPLEEKTSAMGFWRTVLAVELMDIAFSMDSVLAAIGVSDQVWVLYLGGILGVMMMRGVAQLFLMLIEKYPGLETTAYVLIGIIGTKMMASAFGYHTSNVVFFGTLVIVFFSTFVIHHLRGENA, from the coding sequence ATGAGCGAGTTGGTCACAGGCGTCATCAGTAATTATGCACAATTTTTTAGTTTTCAAGCTTTTTGGGACGTGGTTTCAAATCCTCTGAACTTAGCGATTATCGGAACGCTAATTATTCTGGAAGGGTTACTATCGGCGGATAATGCCCTGGTATTAGCCATAATGGTTAAACATCTGCCCCAAAATCAGCAGAAGAAAGCCCTTTTCTATGGTATCTTCGGTGCATACCTGTTTCGTTTCATTGCGATCGGCTTAGGGACGTATTTAATAAAAATATGGTGGATAAAGGCTGTCGGCGCACTATATTTGTTGTGGCTTTCATTCCAATATTTCGCACTTAAAAAGAGTGACAAAGAAGATGACCCCCTGGAAGAAAAAACCTCGGCCATGGGCTTTTGGCGCACAGTTTTAGCGGTAGAGCTTATGGATATCGCCTTCAGCATGGATAGTGTTCTGGCTGCCATCGGCGTCAGCGATCAGGTATGGGTGCTCTATCTGGGAGGTATTCTCGGCGTAATGATGATGCGGGGCGTGGCTCAGCTTTTTCTTATGCTTATTGAAAAATATCCCGGTTTGGAAACAACCGCCTATGTATTAATCGGTATAATCGGAACGAAAATGATGGCTTCGGCTTTTGGTTATCATACAAGCAACGTGGTTTTCTTCGGTACTCTTGTTATCGTGTTTTTTAGTACCTTTGTTATTCATCATCTTCGCGGTGAGAACGCTTAA
- a CDS encoding GNAT family N-acetyltransferase, which yields MLVRKLCLSSGKGEEYNLPLSCNLVDEMYPLYLNVVYRAKEFRTEPVPKSFFIASCDLKDIQTFATTIRDQQGKLLACIINFENNNILVPYYIGRDYSANKEYNLYYNILWETISTGVARKKKVIDLGLTTYDIKKWLGAEIQPIKMFVRFKSNGVNKVLKYSLPMFLEVPPIQ from the coding sequence TTGCTTGTTAGAAAGTTATGTTTAAGTTCCGGGAAGGGGGAAGAATATAACTTGCCTTTGTCCTGCAATCTTGTGGATGAGATGTATCCACTTTACCTAAATGTGGTGTATCGTGCCAAAGAATTCAGGACCGAACCTGTTCCCAAAAGTTTTTTCATTGCCTCTTGTGATCTTAAGGATATTCAAACCTTTGCAACGACAATTCGTGACCAGCAGGGTAAACTGTTAGCCTGCATTATCAACTTTGAGAATAATAATATACTGGTTCCCTATTACATCGGAAGGGACTATAGCGCTAATAAAGAGTATAACCTGTACTACAATATTTTATGGGAAACGATCAGTACAGGAGTAGCCAGGAAGAAAAAGGTAATTGACCTTGGACTAACTACTTATGATATTAAAAAGTGGCTTGGAGCAGAGATACAGCCTATTAAAATGTTTGTAAGGTTTAAAAGCAATGGAGTTAATAAGGTTTTAAAGTATTCGTTGCCGATGTTCCTCGAAGTTCCTCCGATACAATAA
- a CDS encoding lipid biosynthesis B12-binding/radical SAM protein, with the protein MKVLMISFNQECFPEPVFPIGAYYVAKSIVEDHEVEYIDRNLFSDEDVIKRIKEFQPDAVSIAFRNLDNTQYPLNKAFAPSLKSFISHIRANYTGPIVLGGSGFSIMPQEMLAYTGADYGIVGAGEVSFLSLLNQLNQLEKKELLMSPLIIGNQISLKFNKAHSEKLQKLNEQFNFNWYYDEGGAIGITTKRGCPHRCIYCSYPLIEGTEYQLREPADVVNEIEYYLETMGIRHFFFTDSVFNDPSSHSVSIAAEIIKRKIPIEWTAYFSPANLNRDDLLLYKDSGCTGIDLGVESGSDSVLKHYGKNYNVEKILEVVKDCGSVNMPLLPNMLLGGPGETEETLSDTFEILQKINPKAVFMQVGIRIYPKTPIYYTALQEGIINDKTDLLTPHFYIAPAVKDFIIKKVEDEGTKHPNWFVPGLGVNIGEGEQAESPRKQFGVKGSLWIHLPSA; encoded by the coding sequence ATGAAAGTATTAATGATATCATTTAACCAAGAATGTTTTCCGGAACCTGTCTTCCCAATCGGAGCCTACTACGTGGCCAAATCTATCGTCGAAGACCATGAGGTTGAATATATCGACCGCAATTTGTTTTCCGATGAAGATGTCATTAAAAGGATCAAAGAATTTCAACCTGATGCAGTGAGTATTGCTTTTCGAAATCTTGATAATACTCAATATCCTCTAAATAAGGCATTTGCGCCCAGTTTAAAAAGTTTTATTTCACATATACGCGCAAATTATACAGGCCCCATAGTCTTGGGCGGCTCCGGCTTTTCCATTATGCCTCAAGAAATGCTTGCGTATACCGGAGCTGATTATGGTATAGTCGGAGCTGGTGAAGTAAGCTTTTTAAGCCTCCTTAATCAACTTAATCAATTAGAAAAAAAGGAATTACTCATGAGTCCACTGATTATCGGTAACCAGATTTCTTTAAAATTTAATAAAGCACATTCGGAAAAGCTGCAAAAGCTTAATGAACAGTTTAATTTTAACTGGTATTATGATGAAGGCGGAGCTATTGGAATAACAACCAAAAGAGGCTGCCCGCACCGATGTATATATTGCAGTTATCCGTTAATCGAGGGCACCGAGTACCAACTACGGGAACCTGCTGACGTAGTCAATGAAATAGAATATTATTTGGAAACGATGGGTATCCGACACTTTTTCTTTACCGACAGTGTGTTTAATGATCCGTCCAGTCACAGTGTCAGCATTGCGGCGGAAATTATTAAAAGAAAAATTCCAATTGAATGGACGGCGTACTTTAGTCCTGCAAATTTAAATCGTGATGATCTTTTATTGTATAAAGATTCTGGTTGCACCGGGATTGATTTAGGGGTTGAATCCGGAAGCGATAGCGTCTTAAAACATTATGGAAAAAATTATAACGTTGAGAAAATTCTTGAGGTAGTTAAGGATTGTGGTTCAGTTAATATGCCTTTATTACCGAATATGCTTTTGGGAGGTCCGGGGGAGACAGAGGAAACATTATCCGACACCTTTGAGATTCTTCAAAAGATTAATCCCAAAGCTGTTTTTATGCAAGTTGGGATAAGGATATATCCGAAAACTCCTATTTATTACACCGCGCTTCAAGAAGGAATTATCAATGATAAAACGGATTTATTAACGCCTCATTTTTATATTGCGCCTGCAGTTAAAGATTTCATTATCAAAAAGGTTGAAGACGAAGGAACTAAACACCCCAACTGGTTTGTACCGGGCCTGGGAGTGAATATAGGCGAAGGCGAACAAGCTGAAAGTCCAAGAAAACAATTTGGGGTAAAAGGGTCTTTGTGGATCCATTTACCGAGTGCGTGA
- a CDS encoding N-acetylmuramoyl-L-alanine amidase family protein produces the protein MLHCDACHQKDVDGCCYECVGVSKPLLDKIVVLDPGHGGIYSGGVHYGFRESDINLSVALKLRKKLARLGAKVIMTRTRDVNLAPPGSTLGADLRARVDVAKTSGADIFVSLHVDDVPNINLEGPASYFPEGRSSGLASAIQTSLVNEICTDGNGVSPANFYVLVHNDMPAALIEMGYLSNPAEALCLMDNAYQNLLAGGILRGIINYFQK, from the coding sequence ATGTTGCACTGTGATGCCTGTCATCAAAAAGACGTCGACGGATGCTGCTATGAATGTGTTGGAGTATCAAAACCATTATTGGATAAAATTGTTGTCCTCGATCCTGGTCATGGAGGTATTTATTCGGGAGGCGTACACTATGGGTTCCGGGAATCTGATATTAATCTGTCGGTCGCTCTTAAACTACGCAAAAAACTAGCCAGGTTAGGCGCTAAAGTTATTATGACGCGAACACGTGATGTTAACCTGGCCCCACCGGGCTCGACTCTTGGCGCCGATCTCCGAGCCAGAGTAGATGTTGCTAAAACCTCTGGCGCTGATATTTTCGTAAGCCTGCATGTTGACGATGTTCCCAATATCAATCTTGAAGGTCCTGCCAGTTACTTCCCGGAAGGACGTTCTTCCGGCCTTGCCTCTGCCATCCAAACTTCTTTAGTAAATGAAATCTGCACAGATGGCAATGGTGTTAGCCCAGCTAATTTTTATGTACTCGTTCATAATGATATGCCCGCAGCATTAATTGAAATGGGGTATCTATCCAATCCCGCGGAAGCATTATGCCTTATGGATAATGCCTATCAAAATCTATTAGCTGGCGGCATTTTACGGGGCATCATTAATTACTTTCAGAAATAA
- a CDS encoding HpcH/HpaI aldolase/citrate lyase family protein, producing MRYFNYLSDEQLQDLFYMPPQSTSVSDKSLLEYALGATLYMPATRKTVAQDIAAGKLKGLTSMVLCLEDAIGDGEVVAAEEMIVAQIRLLAAAINKGELLPERVPLIFLRVRDVQQMVRISERLAYDLELLTGFVFPKFTPVNGVAYFEALAKINRRTSKPLYGMPILESPEYIYIESRCEQLQAAQVLLNQFRDLVLNVRIGATDLCGLFGLRRSPDETIYDIALIKDSIADIVNIFTRPDSMFVVSAPVWEFFSSGRVLKPLLRQSPFVRLGRKGGQLRDQLVCRYIDGLIHEVILDKANGLTGKTIIHPSHIRPVQSLYVVTHEEYIDALSIINNGKNGKSEVGVIASQYANKMNEIKPHLRWAQKILIKSRVYGVFNEQHNFTSLLEA from the coding sequence ATGCGGTATTTCAACTATCTTTCCGACGAACAGTTGCAGGATTTGTTTTATATGCCGCCACAATCTACAAGCGTTTCAGACAAGTCATTATTGGAATATGCCCTGGGAGCAACTTTGTATATGCCGGCCACGCGCAAAACCGTTGCCCAGGATATTGCGGCGGGTAAGCTAAAAGGCTTGACGTCAATGGTGCTTTGTTTGGAGGATGCTATCGGCGACGGAGAAGTTGTCGCTGCGGAAGAAATGATTGTTGCGCAAATCCGCCTGTTAGCTGCGGCAATCAACAAGGGAGAACTGCTGCCCGAGAGAGTCCCGCTAATATTTTTGCGCGTTCGCGATGTTCAGCAAATGGTACGAATAAGCGAACGGCTGGCGTATGACCTGGAATTACTCACAGGCTTTGTTTTCCCCAAATTCACCCCGGTAAATGGCGTTGCTTATTTTGAAGCTTTGGCAAAGATTAATCGGCGGACTTCCAAGCCGTTATACGGCATGCCCATATTAGAATCGCCGGAATACATCTATATTGAAAGCCGCTGCGAACAATTGCAGGCGGCCCAAGTCTTGCTTAATCAGTTTCGTGATCTTGTCTTAAATGTAAGAATCGGCGCCACTGATTTATGCGGTTTGTTCGGCCTGCGCCGCAGTCCTGATGAAACCATCTATGATATTGCCCTCATCAAGGACTCTATTGCGGATATAGTCAATATATTCACGCGGCCGGACAGCATGTTTGTTGTTTCCGCCCCTGTTTGGGAGTTTTTCTCCAGCGGCCGGGTTTTAAAGCCTTTGCTTCGCCAAAGCCCTTTTGTCAGGCTAGGGCGGAAAGGCGGCCAACTGAGAGATCAGTTGGTGTGCCGTTATATTGACGGTTTGATTCATGAAGTGATACTGGATAAAGCCAACGGGCTGACAGGCAAGACAATTATTCATCCCAGCCACATCAGGCCGGTTCAATCCCTGTATGTAGTAACGCACGAGGAATACATTGACGCCTTAAGTATCATCAACAATGGCAAGAATGGCAAAAGCGAGGTAGGAGTAATTGCCAGCCAATATGCCAACAAAATGAACGAAATAAAGCCTCACCTGCGCTGGGCGCAAAAAATACTGATCAAATCGCGCGTCTATGGAGTGTTCAATGAACAGCACAACTTCACAAGCTTACTCGAGGCTTAA